One window of Candidatus Omnitrophota bacterium genomic DNA carries:
- a CDS encoding trypsin-like peptidase domain-containing protein yields the protein MKNLILYGLIITLLVTGGLAMATTIPSQVKDIVTFIFIKAPNGQLVPNGTGFFVGVKSEQDTAKSFVYLVTAKHVLQDSSKQYYDSVYIRLNKKDSGSEFIQIPVKENTTVFLHQDPTVDIAVIPALPDQKIFDFKMLPEEMLTTKELFEKNHIKEGDEVFFTGLFTGHVGAKKNYPIVRFGRVAMLTDEKIEWEGELVDLYLVETQSFGGNSGAPVFFYLGAIRDPGVIRVGTPKLFLAGVMKGSFNKGNPISVVQTNTIPIAYENLGIAAVVPAYNLHEILFSDKLRAIRKSAQPVPDAQDPSKAPTVTDTAKETTSSGK from the coding sequence ATGAAGAATTTGATATTGTATGGGCTTATAATAACACTGCTGGTAACTGGAGGACTTGCTATGGCTACAACCATTCCATCTCAAGTTAAAGACATCGTCACTTTCATATTTATTAAGGCCCCTAACGGCCAACTCGTCCCTAATGGCACTGGATTTTTCGTAGGTGTCAAAAGCGAACAAGATACGGCAAAATCTTTTGTCTATCTTGTCACAGCAAAGCACGTATTACAGGACAGTAGTAAACAGTATTACGATTCAGTATATATTCGTCTGAATAAGAAGGATAGTGGCTCTGAATTTATCCAGATACCGGTGAAGGAGAACACGACCGTATTCTTACATCAAGACCCAACCGTTGACATTGCGGTCATCCCGGCCCTCCCAGACCAGAAAATATTCGATTTCAAAATGCTTCCAGAAGAAATGCTGACTACAAAAGAACTATTTGAAAAGAACCATATCAAAGAGGGTGATGAAGTGTTCTTCACGGGACTCTTTACTGGTCACGTAGGTGCAAAGAAGAATTATCCGATTGTGCGTTTCGGGCGTGTCGCAATGCTCACAGACGAAAAGATTGAGTGGGAAGGAGAGTTGGTCGACCTGTACTTAGTGGAAACACAGTCGTTTGGCGGGAATAGCGGGGCACCGGTCTTCTTTTATCTCGGAGCGATACGAGACCCCGGCGTTATAAGGGTGGGTACGCCTAAACTATTTCTTGCCGGTGTGATGAAGGGTAGTTTCAATAAAGGTAACCCCATAAGCGTGGTGCAAACCAACACAATCCCAATTGCGTATGAAAATCTGGGGATAGCCGCTGTTGTTCCGGCGTATAATCTGCACGAGATACTCTTTTCAGACAAGCTCAGGGCGATAAGGAAATCGGCGCAACCCGTACCTGATGCTCAAGACCCCTCAAAAGCCCCTACCGTTACAGATACGGCAAAGGAAACAACCTCTTCAGGTAAGTAG
- a CDS encoding pyrimidine dimer DNA glycosylase/endonuclease V, with protein MRIWDIAPKKLCRNHLLGEHRELHAIWSVLTRNKKGYSRHPETLRWKGKLAALYARHKMLTSEMNRRGYNHYSNLNRGLATGIRKQYIFVDSRKKQIEILRDKNCSCKV; from the coding sequence ATGAGAATATGGGATATCGCTCCAAAAAAATTATGTCGTAATCATCTATTGGGAGAACACCGAGAATTACATGCAATATGGTCTGTTTTGACAAGGAATAAAAAGGGGTATTCTCGGCATCCGGAAACATTAAGATGGAAAGGCAAATTGGCAGCTCTATATGCAAGGCACAAGATGCTTACCAGTGAAATGAATCGTAGAGGATATAATCATTATAGCAATCTTAATCGTGGGCTTGCAACCGGCATCAGAAAACAATATATATTTGTAGATTCTCGTAAAAAACAAATAGAAATCTTACGGGATAAGAATTGCAGTTGCAAGGTTTAA
- a CDS encoding cation diffusion facilitator family transporter, giving the protein MANVNARREISVLSVSLWLTVGFTFLSVAVALLSDSQTLMLDGVYGVVDVILYIFAIFVAKKIYEPPNEKYHFGYAKFEPFMTAVEGVLIVSICIASIMSSLQDIAHPDPINNSRAVILYALVSFFICVGFGKYMRMVAKRWHSQILMVDSEFWVQSGIISGIIFLAFGVTHFLSKTTLAVYEDYVDPVLCILFSLFLLTKPLSIIRESFFDLVDANPGKEMTATIRDFINESNKRYDLGGVKWVKIRKAGRKAFAIVSFKADDNKSVKELDLIRLNICNDASRVNQALEIIILFNRHI; this is encoded by the coding sequence ATGGCCAATGTCAATGCCAGGAGAGAGATATCCGTCCTGAGCGTATCGCTCTGGCTCACCGTAGGGTTCACATTTTTAAGCGTCGCGGTAGCGCTGCTGAGCGATTCACAGACCCTGATGCTTGACGGCGTATACGGCGTCGTGGACGTCATACTCTACATATTCGCCATATTCGTCGCGAAGAAGATATACGAACCGCCTAACGAGAAGTATCACTTCGGTTACGCTAAATTCGAGCCTTTCATGACCGCGGTGGAAGGCGTATTGATCGTCTCCATATGCATAGCGAGCATCATGTCAAGCCTGCAGGATATAGCCCACCCCGACCCCATCAACAACAGCCGCGCGGTAATACTCTATGCGCTCGTCAGTTTCTTCATATGCGTCGGGTTCGGCAAATATATGCGGATGGTGGCGAAGAGGTGGCATTCCCAGATCCTTATGGTCGACAGCGAATTCTGGGTCCAGTCGGGCATCATAAGCGGCATCATATTCCTGGCGTTCGGGGTGACGCACTTCCTTTCAAAGACGACCCTGGCGGTATACGAGGACTATGTGGACCCGGTCCTCTGCATACTCTTTTCCCTCTTCCTCCTGACCAAACCTTTAAGCATCATCAGGGAGAGCTTCTTCGACCTTGTGGACGCGAACCCCGGCAAGGAAATGACCGCGACCATCAGGGATTTTATAAACGAAAGCAACAAAAGATACGACCTCGGGGGCGTCAAATGGGTAAAGATCAGGAAGGCCGGCCGTAAGGCATTCGCCATCGTCTCATTCAAGGCAGACGATAATAAGAGCGTAAAAGAGCTCGATCTTATACGGCTCAATATATGTAATGACGCCTCAAGGGTCAACCAGGCCCTGGAGATCATCATCCTCTTTAACCGCCATATATGA
- a CDS encoding amidohydrolase family protein, whose amino-acid sequence MRSIRVLTSAAAAVIFLSLLTPGAVPAEDRSPADLLLLHGRIYTSDPGTPWVEALAVRGGVIQAMGADRQIERYRGPHTGVIDLGGRMAMPGIIDSHTHFLQGSRGLSWAHLDGVRSPGEMKERIRGYAAGHPQESWIRGAGWTYDVPYPSGLPARELLDEAVPDRPAVMESCDMHSYWVNSRALEMAKITRDTPDPRENGTVTGRIVRDPKTGEPTGVLKEAAMVLMRNVMPEPSKEDDLASLRNGMAYANRHGVTTVVNASGDIREMELYDELHRRGELTLRIKAAMGEIAGARHRLTPETMAAFEETRRRFRDDWVMTGLIKFFLDGVVETHTAAMLKPYSDDPSQSGGTNYSKEEFDAIVTELDRRGLQVMTHAIGDAAVRMALDAYGAAEKKNGPRDRRFRIEHIEVLDPADLPRFGGQGVIASMQPLHFAGGADSEQWRRNIGPGRLQEGFVWYDLASAGGRPVFGSDWPIVTIDAFQSMQTAVTRQTVEGDPEGGWFPAQRLSLDQALSGYTCRAAYAAFLEDRTGTIGPGKLADIIVLSQNLFEIPARDIGKTKVMLTMVNGKVVWRDGI is encoded by the coding sequence ATGAGATCGATACGCGTTTTGACATCGGCCGCGGCGGCGGTCATCTTCTTGTCCCTTCTCACGCCGGGGGCAGTCCCCGCGGAGGATAGATCCCCCGCCGACCTTCTACTATTACACGGCCGCATCTACACATCCGACCCGGGCACACCCTGGGTCGAGGCACTCGCGGTCCGGGGCGGCGTAATACAGGCGATGGGCGCGGACCGCCAGATCGAAAGATACCGCGGCCCGCATACCGGGGTGATCGACCTGGGCGGACGCATGGCCATGCCCGGGATCATCGACAGCCATACACACTTTCTACAGGGAAGCAGGGGCCTCTCATGGGCGCATCTCGACGGTGTCCGCTCGCCGGGTGAGATGAAAGAGCGCATACGCGGCTATGCCGCCGGCCATCCGCAGGAGAGCTGGATCCGCGGCGCCGGATGGACATACGACGTCCCCTACCCCTCCGGGCTGCCCGCAAGAGAGCTGCTCGACGAGGCCGTGCCGGACCGGCCCGCGGTGATGGAGTCGTGCGACATGCACAGTTACTGGGTGAACTCGCGGGCGCTCGAGATGGCGAAGATAACGCGCGATACGCCCGACCCCCGGGAGAACGGGACCGTCACCGGCCGGATAGTGCGGGACCCCAAAACCGGCGAACCGACGGGCGTGCTGAAAGAGGCGGCCATGGTGCTGATGCGTAATGTAATGCCCGAGCCTTCGAAAGAAGACGACCTCGCGTCTCTCCGCAACGGGATGGCGTATGCCAACCGTCACGGCGTTACGACCGTCGTCAACGCGAGCGGTGACATACGCGAGATGGAACTATACGATGAGCTTCACCGGCGCGGCGAGCTTACGCTCCGCATAAAGGCGGCCATGGGAGAGATCGCCGGCGCCAGACACCGCCTTACCCCGGAAACGATGGCGGCATTCGAAGAGACGAGGCGCCGCTTCCGTGATGATTGGGTGATGACGGGCCTTATTAAATTCTTCCTCGACGGCGTGGTAGAGACGCACACAGCCGCAATGCTCAAGCCGTATTCCGACGACCCCTCGCAATCGGGCGGCACAAATTACTCAAAAGAGGAATTCGACGCGATCGTCACGGAGCTGGACCGGCGCGGCCTCCAGGTGATGACGCATGCTATAGGCGACGCCGCGGTGCGGATGGCGCTCGATGCCTATGGAGCGGCTGAAAAGAAGAACGGGCCGCGCGACAGGCGGTTCCGCATCGAACATATCGAAGTGCTCGATCCGGCCGACCTGCCGAGGTTCGGCGGACAGGGCGTGATCGCCAGCATGCAGCCGCTCCATTTTGCCGGTGGCGCGGATTCGGAGCAGTGGCGGCGGAATATCGGCCCGGGGCGCCTGCAGGAAGGGTTTGTGTGGTACGACCTGGCCTCTGCGGGAGGCAGGCCGGTATTCGGCAGCGATTGGCCGATAGTGACGATCGACGCGTTCCAGTCGATGCAGACGGCCGTAACGCGGCAGACCGTTGAAGGGGACCCGGAAGGCGGATGGTTCCCCGCACAGCGCCTCTCCCTCGACCAGGCCCTCTCGGGCTATACATGCAGGGCGGCCTATGCCGCTTTCCTCGAAGACCGTACCGGCACAATCGGGCCGGGTAAGCTTGCCGACATCATCGTGCTGTCACAGAACCTCTTCGAGATACCCGCGCGCGATATCGGGAAGACAAAAGTCATGCTGACGATGGTCAACGGAAAAGTCGTGTGGCGCGATGGAATATAG
- a CDS encoding glycosyltransferase family 39 protein, whose amino-acid sequence MEYRKDLGLYHKILFASFAVLVFAAKFGVLNTPFHWDEIGWVNAAHWFSENGLYRSMPGLYPKGLIFGHPPLLSLTAAALYKVFGESVWLTHLSILPFSFIGMLFTYLIGEHFYGRRTGILAALFLFFSPVYFAQSGMFLGDLPVAALGAASVYFMLKKRYGYYLAASLPMVLIKETGITIVIAILAYMLLAERKKAKAILPEILKYGVPLLVIAIFFVIQKAAAGRPFFIVWDKFKFFVFGLRNIKLFFMITEWIFFSQLRFVFTILICLNLFLHDGSERRKELLLFSLIILFSGYSFSFLFFLPRYLMSVLPFISIMGAWSFTELVRTRALRDIAGAAMVIMLALSMDKAEDPGTGECTMKYLDIVNVQKAISRFIEEGFPGSAVLTAWPQAEELSNPYLGYVDKPVKTVRSAGQDGFDLILYSAPSSDGKAALRKYALKNGFSLIRRLEGRGGIVAELYGRNYIADGSSLK is encoded by the coding sequence ATGGAATATAGGAAAGACCTGGGACTTTACCATAAAATTCTCTTCGCATCCTTTGCCGTCCTCGTCTTCGCCGCCAAGTTCGGCGTCCTGAATACGCCCTTCCACTGGGACGAGATCGGATGGGTGAACGCCGCCCACTGGTTCAGCGAGAACGGCCTCTACCGCTCCATGCCCGGGCTCTACCCAAAGGGCCTAATCTTTGGTCATCCGCCGCTCCTTTCCCTCACCGCGGCCGCCCTATATAAGGTATTCGGAGAATCGGTATGGCTGACCCATCTTTCCATATTGCCGTTCTCATTCATCGGCATGCTCTTCACGTATCTCATCGGCGAACATTTCTACGGGCGGCGTACGGGGATCCTGGCGGCCCTCTTCCTATTCTTCTCCCCCGTCTACTTTGCCCAGTCGGGCATGTTCCTCGGGGACCTGCCGGTAGCGGCGCTCGGGGCGGCAAGCGTATACTTCATGTTGAAGAAGAGATACGGATATTACCTCGCGGCCTCTCTCCCGATGGTCCTCATAAAGGAGACGGGGATAACCATCGTCATCGCGATCCTCGCATATATGCTCCTTGCGGAAAGGAAGAAGGCGAAAGCCATCCTGCCCGAGATACTGAAATACGGCGTGCCGCTCCTGGTCATCGCGATCTTCTTTGTGATACAGAAGGCCGCCGCAGGAAGACCGTTCTTCATAGTGTGGGATAAATTCAAATTCTTCGTCTTCGGCCTGAGGAACATAAAGCTCTTCTTCATGATAACAGAATGGATATTCTTCTCCCAGCTCCGTTTTGTCTTCACCATACTCATATGCCTTAACCTCTTCCTGCATGACGGGTCGGAGCGCAGGAAGGAGCTCCTCCTCTTCTCGCTCATCATATTATTCTCCGGATACTCATTCTCTTTCCTATTCTTCCTGCCAAGGTACCTGATGTCTGTACTCCCTTTCATATCTATAATGGGGGCGTGGTCGTTCACGGAACTGGTAAGGACGCGGGCGCTCCGGGATATTGCCGGGGCCGCCATGGTCATCATGCTGGCCCTGTCTATGGATAAAGCTGAGGACCCCGGTACGGGCGAATGCACCATGAAGTACCTCGACATAGTCAACGTACAGAAGGCGATCTCCCGATTTATAGAAGAAGGGTTCCCCGGTTCGGCCGTCCTGACCGCCTGGCCGCAGGCGGAAGAGCTTTCCAATCCTTACCTGGGGTATGTGGACAAACCGGTAAAGACCGTGAGATCGGCCGGGCAGGACGGCTTTGACCTCATACTCTATTCAGCCCCTTCGAGCGACGGGAAGGCCGCGTTAAGAAAGTACGCTTTGAAGAACGGATTTTCCCTGATCAGGCGCCTGGAAGGGCGCGGTGGTATAGTCGCGGAACTATACGGCAGAAATTATATTGCGGACGGGTCCTCTTTAAAGTAA
- a CDS encoding sulfite exporter TauE/SafE family protein, translated as MLVGIIAFISEYLDSGLGMGYGTALAPILIIMGYDPIRVVPAILISQLFTDIAACISHHSLSNVDLNIRSKDFRIALTLGLISSVGVILSVAIAVKIPKWLLTLYIGLLVLSMGILILATADRPMSFSWRKIMGISFLASFNKGISGGGYGPLVMGGQMLSGVCARNAVGITAFAEAVTCLVGFIIYLIMGKAMDWKLIGLLIVWATCAVPVAALTVKNVDSERLKKYIGVLVTILGIFTLMKISQGA; from the coding sequence ATGCTGGTAGGTATAATTGCGTTCATCAGCGAATATCTCGATTCCGGCCTCGGCATGGGTTACGGGACGGCGCTCGCCCCGATACTCATAATCATGGGTTACGATCCGATCAGGGTGGTCCCAGCCATACTCATATCTCAGCTCTTCACCGATATAGCGGCCTGCATATCCCATCACAGCTTATCCAATGTCGATCTCAATATAAGGTCTAAGGACTTCAGGATCGCCCTGACCCTCGGCCTGATAAGCTCCGTAGGTGTCATATTGTCGGTCGCGATAGCCGTGAAGATCCCAAAATGGCTCCTGACGCTCTATATAGGACTGCTGGTCCTCTCGATGGGCATACTGATCCTGGCCACCGCGGACAGGCCGATGAGCTTCTCCTGGCGGAAGATCATGGGTATCAGTTTTCTCGCCTCCTTCAATAAAGGGATATCCGGCGGAGGATACGGCCCGCTCGTCATGGGAGGCCAGATGCTCTCCGGTGTATGCGCCAGGAATGCCGTGGGGATAACGGCATTCGCGGAGGCGGTGACGTGTCTCGTCGGTTTCATCATATATCTGATAATGGGTAAGGCGATGGACTGGAAGCTCATAGGGCTCCTCATCGTCTGGGCTACATGCGCGGTCCCCGTAGCCGCCCTGACCGTAAAGAACGTCGATTCCGAGCGTCTGAAGAAGTATATAGGTGTGCTCGTGACGATCCTGGGCATCTTCACCCTGATGAAGATAAGCCAGGGGGCATAA
- a CDS encoding DUF362 domain-containing protein: MKSKVYFIGAAETKLEPRISDLEKELKTADPFSRYQKGEIIPVKLTIGDAPCIYNVNPELVRTVVSGIRAGGAKPFLFDTSVIYRGERQNAVDHLALAKNKGFSYARVGAPFIVADGVFGQDGKEYEIGSADLPKIKIPSFVGMLDNLVVLSHVTGHIVSRYAGAIKNVAMGMACRPTKLAQHHTITPSVRAEACTACGRCIAICPVKAISFVKGKAHIDKETCIGCGECLCACKFNAISIDWTIEPAVFCRRMVDVASFILSKFKKAFFVTFAFDITEECDCISTEDDKMVAGNIGILASSDPVAVDKAAVDLVLEKERDSFFSRDAKLYDSMLKYARDKGLGNTDYDLVKGC; this comes from the coding sequence ATGAAGAGCAAAGTATATTTCATCGGGGCGGCCGAAACGAAACTGGAGCCGAGGATATCCGACCTGGAGAAGGAACTCAAAACGGCTGACCCTTTCTCCCGCTATCAGAAGGGCGAGATCATACCGGTAAAGCTGACCATAGGCGATGCGCCCTGCATATATAACGTCAACCCGGAACTTGTCAGGACCGTCGTGTCGGGGATAAGGGCGGGCGGCGCCAAACCGTTCCTATTCGACACCTCCGTCATATACAGGGGCGAGCGCCAGAACGCCGTGGACCACCTGGCGCTGGCCAAAAATAAGGGGTTCTCTTACGCGAGGGTGGGCGCGCCGTTCATCGTGGCCGACGGCGTATTCGGACAGGACGGTAAAGAGTACGAGATCGGCTCAGCCGATCTGCCGAAGATAAAGATCCCTTCTTTCGTCGGCATGCTCGACAACCTCGTAGTCCTTTCCCACGTCACCGGACATATCGTGTCGCGTTATGCCGGCGCCATTAAGAACGTGGCCATGGGCATGGCCTGCCGTCCCACGAAACTGGCCCAGCACCATACGATAACGCCCTCCGTCAGGGCGGAGGCGTGCACGGCATGCGGGCGGTGCATAGCGATATGCCCCGTGAAGGCGATATCGTTCGTCAAGGGAAAGGCGCATATCGACAAAGAGACGTGCATAGGATGCGGGGAGTGCCTGTGCGCCTGTAAATTCAACGCGATATCGATAGACTGGACGATAGAGCCGGCCGTCTTCTGCAGGAGGATGGTCGACGTCGCCTCATTCATACTCTCGAAATTCAAGAAGGCCTTCTTCGTGACGTTCGCGTTCGACATAACGGAGGAGTGCGACTGCATATCAACGGAAGACGACAAGATGGTGGCCGGGAACATCGGGATCCTCGCCTCGAGCGACCCCGTAGCCGTCGATAAGGCGGCCGTAGACCTCGTGCTGGAGAAGGAGCGCGACTCTTTCTTCAGCAGAGACGCAAAACTGTACGACTCGATGCTCAAATATGCCCGCGATAAGGGTCTTGGAAATACGGATTATGACCTGGTAAAGGGCTGTTAA
- a CDS encoding MFS transporter: MKDRDIEKRASVLGVTFRALGYRNFRLFFIGQGISLVGTWVQQIAMGWLVYRLTHSAFILGIVAFASQIPTFLLGPLAGVASDRLNRHRLIITTQTLAMVQAFIMTGLMLTGAIRVWHIIALGTALGCINAMDTPARQAFIIDMVEKKETLGNAIALNSMMFNLARLIGPSIAGIIISLTGETWCFFLNGISFLAVILCLLAMKIRRRELPAKRQHILKDLKEGFDYAFGFAPIKFILFLISVLSLTGMSYVVLMPVYAKDILGGGPRTFGFLMASVGIGAVIGTVYLASRKHVLRLGPLIPFSSFLFGAGLFAFAFSRNLTASLVILGIIGFGFMVQMASCNTVIQTIVDDDKRGRVMSLYTMAFLGMAPVGSLLAGMIASRWGAANAVAMGGIFSIAVAAVFASQLENLRKIVNPIYENIHKGGAHEKRDQ, translated from the coding sequence ATGAAAGATAGAGATATTGAAAAGAGGGCGTCCGTGCTCGGGGTCACGTTCCGGGCGCTCGGTTACAGGAACTTCCGCCTCTTCTTCATAGGACAGGGCATCTCCCTGGTCGGCACATGGGTACAACAGATCGCGATGGGATGGCTCGTCTACCGCCTAACCCACTCGGCATTCATCCTGGGGATAGTCGCCTTCGCGAGCCAGATACCCACATTCCTGCTCGGGCCGCTCGCGGGCGTGGCCAGCGACCGGCTGAACCGGCACCGCCTTATCATAACGACCCAGACGCTGGCCATGGTCCAGGCGTTCATAATGACCGGCCTCATGCTCACGGGCGCCATAAGGGTCTGGCATATAATAGCCCTCGGCACGGCGCTCGGGTGCATAAATGCCATGGATACGCCGGCGCGCCAGGCGTTCATAATCGACATGGTAGAAAAGAAAGAGACGCTCGGTAACGCCATAGCCCTGAATTCCATGATGTTCAATCTGGCCCGGCTGATCGGCCCTTCGATCGCGGGCATAATAATCTCGCTCACCGGAGAGACATGGTGTTTCTTCCTGAACGGGATAAGTTTCCTGGCGGTGATACTCTGTCTCCTTGCCATGAAGATCAGGCGCCGCGAGCTCCCCGCGAAGAGACAGCATATACTGAAAGACCTGAAAGAGGGTTTCGACTACGCCTTCGGGTTCGCCCCCATAAAGTTCATCCTCTTCCTCATAAGCGTATTGAGTTTGACCGGCATGTCGTATGTGGTGCTCATGCCGGTATACGCCAAGGACATACTCGGCGGCGGGCCGCGCACTTTCGGATTTCTCATGGCCTCGGTCGGCATAGGCGCGGTGATAGGTACGGTGTATCTGGCTTCGCGCAAACATGTCCTGCGGCTCGGGCCGCTCATCCCTTTCTCTTCATTCCTTTTCGGCGCGGGGCTCTTCGCCTTTGCCTTCTCGCGCAACCTTACGGCATCGCTCGTCATACTCGGCATCATCGGGTTCGGGTTCATGGTGCAGATGGCATCCTGTAACACGGTGATCCAGACGATAGTCGATGACGATAAGCGCGGGCGGGTGATGAGCTTATACACGATGGCATTCCTGGGGATGGCGCCGGTAGGAAGCCTGCTGGCCGGCATGATCGCATCGCGCTGGGGCGCGGCGAACGCCGTTGCCATGGGAGGCATATTTTCGATAGCCGTGGCCGCCGTCTTTGCCTCTCAGCTGGAGAACCTGCGGAAGATCGTCAACCCCATATACGAAAATATCCATAAAGGAGGAGCTCATGAAAAGAGAGACCAATAG
- a CDS encoding ATP-dependent 6-phosphofructokinase, with the protein MKRETNRGKVQKIGILTAGGDCPGLNVVIRAVTKIAIHSYGIHVLGFKDGYDGLVKDNFMALKSPDVSGILTLGGTILGTSNVADPYRYAVAEGEKTVIKDMSRDAIATYRRHNLDALIVVGGDGTLSVASKLIKDGLNIIGVPKTIDNDLSETDFTFGFESAVVTATEAIDKLHSTAQSHHRVMIVEVMGRYAGWIALYSGVAGGGDVILIPEIPYDIKKVCQKLEERHRYGKRFSIIVVAEGAKPKGGKLTVRKVIENSPEKIRLGGVANSLADAIEKATGIETRATILGHVQRGGTPTPFDRNLATTYGAGAIYMAVRKKFGRMVAFKKGRMTAVPIQRAIAKLKLVKPGNALVRASRAMGISFGD; encoded by the coding sequence ATGAAAAGAGAGACCAATAGGGGCAAGGTCCAGAAGATAGGCATATTGACTGCCGGGGGCGACTGCCCGGGGCTTAACGTCGTCATACGGGCCGTGACGAAGATCGCCATACACAGCTACGGCATACACGTCCTCGGTTTCAAGGACGGCTACGACGGGCTTGTCAAAGATAACTTCATGGCGCTAAAGAGCCCGGACGTATCGGGCATACTGACCCTCGGGGGGACGATACTCGGGACCTCTAACGTCGCCGACCCTTACAGGTACGCGGTGGCGGAAGGAGAGAAGACCGTAATAAAAGACATGTCGCGGGATGCGATAGCCACATACAGGAGGCACAACCTTGACGCGCTCATCGTGGTGGGCGGTGACGGCACGCTCAGCGTGGCGTCTAAACTCATTAAAGACGGTCTCAATATAATCGGGGTGCCCAAGACGATAGATAACGACCTCTCCGAGACGGACTTCACGTTCGGTTTCGAGTCGGCCGTGGTGACGGCTACGGAGGCGATCGATAAGCTCCACTCGACCGCCCAGTCGCACCACAGGGTGATGATAGTGGAGGTGATGGGCCGTTACGCGGGGTGGATCGCCCTCTATTCGGGCGTGGCGGGCGGCGGCGACGTGATACTGATACCCGAGATACCCTACGACATAAAGAAGGTCTGCCAGAAGCTGGAAGAGCGCCACAGGTACGGGAAACGCTTCAGCATAATCGTCGTTGCCGAGGGCGCAAAGCCGAAAGGCGGGAAGCTCACCGTGCGCAAGGTCATAGAGAACTCTCCTGAAAAGATACGCCTGGGAGGCGTCGCGAACTCGCTTGCCGATGCGATCGAGAAGGCGACCGGGATCGAGACGCGCGCCACGATACTCGGCCACGTCCAGAGGGGCGGGACCCCCACCCCGTTCGACCGAAATCTCGCCACGACCTACGGTGCCGGGGCGATCTACATGGCGGTCAGGAAGAAGTTCGGCCGGATGGTGGCCTTCAAGAAAGGCAGGATGACGGCCGTCCCCATACAGAGGGCCATCGCGAAATTGAAACTCGTCAAGCCGGGGAACGCCCTCGTAAGGGCTTCGAGGGCGATGGGCATAAGCTTCGGCGATTGA
- a CDS encoding GNAT family N-acetyltransferase, with the protein MRYKIVDSIAHVKRQDWDTVFGFTPEGYDFYKTLEESNFPEYSFHYILLYNASGIAAIAPLFTADFGLDTTLDGAARNAIRSMRRVFPGFLIQKTLFCGSPFGEKGLVGIRKGVSSERLMISRISKIIRIFCRRNRIHFIIFKDFSKDDASMLESLGKGGFFRVKSLPSVITDVKFGSMDEYLGTLSYSTRKDLRRKVKKARANADVEVKIADDVTHIIDDVYRLYLKTYEAGEIKFEKLTKEFFISVSKNLSPHAKYFLYYVNGKLAAFNLCFVHKDLFIDKFIGFDFDLSRRYNLYFLSWFHNVETCLKNSIPYYQTGQTDYDPKVRLGGRIVPLHAYVRHTNPVFNLCFRSLARVLKA; encoded by the coding sequence ATGAGATATAAGATCGTAGATTCGATCGCCCACGTGAAGCGCCAGGATTGGGATACCGTCTTCGGCTTCACGCCCGAAGGGTATGATTTTTACAAGACCCTCGAGGAATCGAACTTCCCGGAGTATTCCTTTCATTATATACTGCTGTATAACGCCTCGGGCATAGCGGCGATAGCGCCGTTATTCACCGCCGACTTCGGCCTCGACACGACTCTCGACGGAGCGGCCAGGAACGCCATCAGGTCGATGCGCAGGGTATTCCCGGGTTTCCTCATACAGAAGACGCTCTTCTGCGGATCGCCGTTCGGAGAGAAGGGCCTCGTCGGGATAAGGAAGGGCGTCTCATCCGAACGCCTTATGATAAGCCGCATCTCCAAGATAATACGGATATTCTGCAGGCGCAACAGGATACATTTCATAATATTCAAGGACTTTTCGAAAGACGACGCCTCGATGCTCGAGTCGCTCGGTAAGGGCGGCTTCTTCAGGGTGAAGAGTTTACCCTCGGTCATCACCGACGTGAAGTTCGGTTCGATGGATGAATATCTCGGGACCCTCAGCTACTCTACGAGGAAAGACCTCAGGCGCAAGGTGAAGAAGGCGCGCGCGAACGCTGATGTCGAGGTGAAGATAGCGGATGACGTAACGCATATAATAGACGACGTGTACAGGTTGTACCTGAAGACATATGAGGCGGGGGAGATAAAGTTCGAGAAGTTGACGAAGGAGTTTTTTATAAGCGTCTCTAAAAATCTCTCTCCGCACGCGAAGTATTTTCTATATTACGTGAACGGCAAGCTCGCCGCCTTCAACCTCTGTTTCGTGCACAAGGACCTCTTCATAGACAAGTTCATCGGGTTCGATTTCGACCTCTCCCGCAGGTACAACCTCTATTTCCTGAGCTGGTTCCACAATGTGGAGACATGCCTTAAGAACTCGATACCGTATTACCAGACGGGGCAGACCGATTATGATCCCAAGGTGAGGCTGGGGGGTAGGATAGTCCCGCTGCACGCCTATGTCAGGCACACGAATCCGGTATTCAATCTCTGCTTCAGGTCGCTCGCGCGCGTATTGAAGGCCTAG